One window from the genome of Osmerus mordax isolate fOsmMor3 chromosome 19, fOsmMor3.pri, whole genome shotgun sequence encodes:
- the acaca gene encoding acetyl-CoA carboxylase 1 isoform X1, protein MAQQDQKPAALLSHFTVGSVSEENSEDEVLGRQEEKERSLSPSSSISSDSTFEMGFDHVDGPLHNLSLSHRPSMSGLHLVKQGRDRRRMDLQRDFTVASPAEFVTRFGGNKVIEKVLIANNGIAAVKCMRSIRRWSYEMFRNERAIRFVVMVTPEDLKANAEYIKMADHYVPVPGGTNNNNYANVELILDIAKRIPVQAVWAGWGHASENPKLPELLHKNGIAFMGPPSQAMWALGDKIASSIVAQTAGIPTLPWSGRGLTVEWTESDQKKRVINVPPEVYDLGCIQDVEAGLKAAEEVGYPVMVKASEGGGGKGIRKVNTADDFPNLFRQVQAEVPGSPIFVMQLAKHARHLEVQILADQYGNAISLFGRDCSVQRRHQKIIEEAPATIANGDVFEDMERCAVKLAKMVGYVSAGTVEYLYSPDSSFYFLELNPRLQVEHPCTEMVADVNLPAAQLQIAMGIPLNRIKDIRMLYGVQPWGDCPIDFEALSTSPSPRGHVIAARITSENPDEGFKPSSGTVQELNFRSNKNVWGYFSVAAAGGLHEFADSQFGHCFSWGENREEAISNMVVALKELSIRGDFRTTVEYLIKLLETESFQHNSIDTGWLDRLISEKMQAERPDTMLGIVSGALHVADSNLRNSVSNFLHSLERGQVLPAHTLLNTVEVELIYEGTKYILKVTRQSPSSYVVIMNHSLVEVDVHRLSDGGVLLSYDGSSYTTYMKEEVDRYRVTIGNKTCVFERENDPSVLRSPSAGKLIQYSVEDGGHVFSGQCYAEIEVMKMVMTLTAAESGCIHYVKRAGAVLEPGCVIAKLQLDDPSRVQQAELHTGPLPCIQAVALRGEKLHRVFHSTLDHLVHIMSGYCLPEPFYSTKLKEWVERLMKTLRDPSLPLLELQDIMTSVSGRVPPAVDKAIRKEMAQYASNITSVLCQFPSQQIANILDSHAATLNRKSEREVFFMNTQSIVQLVQKYRSGIRGHMKAVVMDLLRQYLKVEVQFQNGHYDKCVFMLREENKGDMATVLNYIFSHAQVTKKNLLVTMLIDQLCGRDPTLTDELMTILTELTQLSKTTNAKVALRARQVLIASHLPSYELRHNQVESIFLSAIDMYGHQFCIENLQKLILSETSIFDVLPNFFYHSNQVVRMAALEVYVRRAYIAYELNSVQHRQLKDNTCIVEFQFMLPTSHPNRGNIPTLNRRLPAPVAGRKAEVRLAASALTAEGLKEERPPAGSSEDRMSFSSNLNHYGVVSVTDVLLDTSFTPPCQRMGAMVSFRSFQEFCRNIKDVMSCFSDSPPPSPTFPEGGNPVLYGEEDSKVRGVRLDLSIVQGIQDEPIHILNIAIKTDSDIDDDGLASMFREFTQSKKSLLIEHGIRRLTFLVAQKDFRKQVNCEVDQRFHREFPKFFTFRARDKFEEDRIYRHLEPALAFQLELNRMRNFALTAIPCANHKMHLYLGAARVEVGTEVTDYRFFVRAIIRHSDLVTKEASFEYLHNEAERLLLEAMDELEVAFNNTTVRTDCNHIFLNFVPTVIMDPSKIEESVRSMVMRYGSRLWKLRVLQAELKINIRLTPTGKQIPIRLFLTNESGYYLDISLYKEVTDSRTGQVGPKDRQIMFQAYGDKQGPLHGMLINTPYVTKDLLQSKRFQAQSLGTTYVYDFPEMVRQALKKLWHSCQAQAHLPPCPLPSELLSFTELVLDAQGQLVQMNRLPGGNEIGMVAWRMTLRTPEYPSGREVVVISNDITHKIGSFGPQEDALFLQASEMSRASAIPRIYIAANSGARIGLAEEIRHMFHVAWQDPADPYKGFKYLYLTPQDYKKVSALNSVHCEHVEDEGESRYKITDIIGKEEGLGVENLKGSGMIAGESSLAYDEVITMNLVTCRAIGIGAYLVRLGQRTIQVDNSHIILTGAGALNKVLGREVYTSNNQLGGVQIMHNNGVTHSTVCDDFEGVFTLLQWLSYMPKCASSPVPILKAKDPIDRLVEFLPTKAPYDPRWMLAGRPSQTPKGSWQSGFFDHGSFMEIMQPWAQSVVVGRARLGGIPTGVVAVETRSVELSIPADPANLDSEAKIIQQAGQVWFPDSAFKTAQAIRDLNREGLPLMVFANWRGFSGGMKDMYDQVLKFGAYIVDGLREYRQPVLVYIPPQAELRGGSWVVIDPTINPRHMEMYADKDSRGGVLEPEGTVEIKFRKKDLVKTMRRVDPVYTGLAEKLGTPELSQAERKELESKLKEREEFLLPIYHQVAVQFADLHDTPGRMQEKGVITDILEWRTSRQFFYWRLRRLLLEDTVKRKIQKANTELTDGQIQAMLRRWFVEAEGAVKAYLWDSNEEVVEWLERQLCEDEGARSVVDENIKYIRRDHILKHIRSLVQANPEVAMDSIVHMTQHISPTQRAEVVRILSTMDAPASS, encoded by the exons gcgGTGTGGGCTGGGTGGGGTCACGCGTCAGAGAACCCCAAACTCCCTGAACTGCTTCATAAGAACGGCATAGCCTTCATGG gTCCTCCTAGCCAGGCCATGTGGGCGCTGGGGGACAAGATCGCCTCGTCCATCGTGGCCCAGACAGCTGGGATCCCCACCTTACCCTGGAGCGGGAGAG gTCTGACAGTGGAGTGGACAGAGAGTGACCAGAAGAAGAGGGTGATCAATGTTCCTCCGGAGGTGTATGACCTGGGCTGCATCCAGGATGTGGAGGCAGGACTGAAG gCTGCTGAGGAGGTGGGCTACCCTGTGATGGTGAAAGCTTCAGAGGGCGGCGGAGGGAAGGGCATCCGCAAGGTCAACACAGCAGATGACTTCCCCAACCTCTTCAGACAG GTCCAGGCAGAGGTTCCGGGCTCGCCCATCTTCGTGATGCAGCTGGCCAAGCACGCTCGGCACCTGGAGGTTCAGATCCTGGCCGACCAGTACGGCAACGCCATCTCCCTGTTCGGCCGGGACTGCTCAGTGCAGCGACGCCACCAGAAGATCATTGAGGAAGCTCCTGCCACCATCGCTAATGGAGACGTGTTTGAGGATATGGAGAGG TGTGCGGTGAAGCTGGCTAAGATGGTGGGCTATGTGAGTGCGGGGACGGTGGAGTATCTATACAGCCCAGACAGCAGCTTCTACTTCCTGGAGCTGAACCCCCGTCTGCAGGTGGAACACCCGTGCACCGAGATGGTGGCTGACGTCAACCTGCCCGCCGCACAGCTGCAG ATCGCCATGGGGATCCCCCTGAACCGGATCAAGGACATCCGGATGCTGTACGGGGTGCAGCCCTGGGGAGACTGTCCCATCGACTTCGAGGCTCTGTccacttccccctctccccgggGACATGTCATTGCCGCCCGCATCACCAGCGAGAACCCAGACGAG GGTTTCAAGCCAAGTTCCGGcactgttcaggagctgaacttCCGCAGCAACAAGAACGTGTGGGGCTACTTCAGCGTGGCGGCGGCCGGGGGGCTGCACGAGTTCGCTGACTCCCAGTTTGGACACTGCTTCTCCTGGGGGGAGAACCGGGAGGAGGCCATCTC gaataTGGTGGTGGCTCTGAAAGAGCTGTCTATCCGAGGAGATTTCAGGACCACGGTGGAGTATCTCATCAAGCtgctggagacagagagcttccaacacaacagcattgacactggctggctggaccGACTAATCTCTGAGAAGATGCAG gcggaGCGTCCAGACACCATGCTGGGCATCGTAAGCGGGGCTCTCCATGTTGCTGACTCCAACCTCAGGAACAGCGTCTCCAACTTCCTGCATTCTCTGGAAAG GGGCCAGGTCCTCCCAGCCCACACGCTGCTCAACACTGTAGAGGTGGAGCTCATCTACGAGGGCACCAAGTACATCCTGAAGGTGACCCGCCAGTCCCCCAGCTCCTACGTGGTGATCATGAACCACTCCCTGGTAGAGGTGGACGTGCACAGGCTGAGCGACGGAGGTGTGCTGCTGTCCTACGATGGCAGCAGCTACACCACCtacatgaaggaggaggtggacag GTACCGTGTCACCATCGGGAACaagacgtgtgtgtttgagcgagaGAACGACCCGTCTGTGTTGCGTTCACCGTCGGCAGGGAAGTTGATCCAGTACAGcgtggaagatggaggacacgtGTTCTCTGGGCAGTGCTACGCCGAGATAGAG gtgatgAAGATGGTTATGACTTTAACAGCAGCAGAGTCGGGGTGTATCCACTACGTGAAGCGTGCTGGGGCGGTGCTGGAGCCCGGCTGTGTGATCGCTAAACTGCAGCTGGACGACCCCAGCAGAGTCCagcag gCGGAGCTCCACACAGGCCCCCTGCCGTGTATCCAGGCTGTGgctctgagaggagagaagctacACAGAGTGTTCCACAGCACTCTGGACCACCTGGTCCACATCATGAGTGGATACTGTCTGCCTGAGCCCTTCTACAGCACCAAG ctgaagGAGTGGGTGGAGCGTCTGATGAAGACCCTGCGCGACCCTTCGCTGCCCCTCCTGGAGCTGCAGGACATCATGACCAGTGTGTCTGGACGCGTCCCTCCCGCGGTGGACAAGGCCATCAGGAAGGAGATGGCCCAGTACGCCAGCAACATCACATCCGTGCTCTGCCAGTTCCCCAGccagcag ATCGCTAACATCCTGGACAGCCATGCTGCCACCCTGAACAGGAAGTCAGAAAGGGAGGTGTTCTTCATGAACACCCAGAGCATTGTCCAGTTGGTGCAGAA gtaccGCAGTGGGATTCGGGGCCACATGAAGGCAGTGGTGATGGACCTTCTCAGACAGTACCTCAAAGTAGAGGTCCAGTTCCAGAATG GACACTATGacaagtgtgtgttcatgctgcgTGAGGAGAACAAGGGGGACATGGCCACCGTGCTCAACTACATCTTCTCCCATGCTCAGGTCACCAAGAAGAACCTGCTGGTCACCATGCTCATT gaccagTTGTGTGGCAGGGATCCCACCCTGACAGACGAGCTGATGACCATCTTGACTGAGCTCACCCAGCTCAGCAAGACCACAAACGCCAAGGTGGCCCTGCGGGCACGCCAG GTGCTCattgcctcccacctcccctcctatGAGCTGAGACACAACCAGGTGgagtccatctttctctctgccatcGACATGTACGGACACCAGTTCTGCATCGAGAACCTGCAG aaACTCATCCTGTCGGAGACGTCCATCTTTGATGTGCTGCCCAACTTCTTCTACCACAGCAACCAGGTAGTGAGGATGGCTGCCTTGGAG GTGTACGTGCGGAGAGCCTACATTGCCTACGAGCTGAACAGCGTCCAGCATCGGCAGCTGAAAGACAACACCTGCATTGTAGAATTCCAATTCATGctgcccacctctcaccccaACAG AGGGAACATCCCCACTCTAAACAG GAGGTTGCCTGCTCCTGTGGCTGGCAGGAAGGCTGAGGTCAGGCTGGCTGCTAGCGCTCTCACAGCCGAGgggctgaaggaggagagacctCCAGCTGGCAGCTCTGAGGACAG AATGTCTTTCTCGTCCAACCTGAACCACTATGGGGTGGTGAGCGTGACGGATGTGCTGCTGGACACCTCCTTCACCCCGCCCTGCCAGCGCATGGGCGCCATGGTGTCCTTCCGCTCCTTCCAGGAGTTCTGCAG GAACATTAAAGATGTTATGAGCTGCTTCTCtgactctcctccccccagccccaccttccCTGAGGGGGGCAATCCTGTGCTGTacggagaggaggacagcaaggtgaggggggtgaggttggATTTATCTATTGTACAG GGCATTCAGGACGAGCCCATCCACATCCTAAACATTGCCATCAAGACTGACAGTGACATCGATGATGACGGCCTAGCCTCCATGTTCAGAGAGTTCACCCAGTCCAAG AAATCCCTGCTGATCGAACATGGCATCCGTAGACTGACCTTCCTTGTGGCGCAGAAg GATTTCAGGAAGCAGGTGAACTGTGAGGTCGACCAGAGGTTTCAT AGAGAGTTCCCTAAGTTCTTCACCTTCCGTGCCAGAGACAAG TTCGAGGAGGACAGGATCTACCGTCACCTGGAGCCGGCTCTTGCCTTCCAGCTGGAGCTGAACCGCATGAGGAACTTTGCCCTGACTGCCATCCCCTGTGCCAACCACAAGATGCACCTGTACCTGGGTGCCGCCCGCGTGGAGGTGGGCACCGAGGTCACGGACTACCGCTTCTTTGTGAGGGCCATCATCCGCCACTCAGACCTGGTTACCAAG GAAGCCTCGTTTGAGTACCTCCACAACGAGGCTGAGCGGCTGCTGTTGGAGGCCATGGATGAGCTGGAGGTGGCGTTCAACAACACCACCGTCCGTACCGACTGCAACCACATCTTCCTCAACTTTGTCCCCACCGTCATCATGGACCCCTCCAAG ATCGAGGAGTCGGTGCGCTCCATGGTGATGCGCTACGGTAGCCGCCTGTGGAAGCTGCGCGTGCTGCAGGCTGAACTGAAGATCAACATCCGGCTGACACCCACGGGGAAGCAGATCCCCATCCGGCTGTTCCTCACCAACGAGTCTGGATACTACCTGGACATCAGCCTGTACAAGGAGGTCACTGACTCCCGCACCGGACAGGTGGGGCCCAAAGACCGTCAG ATCATGTTCCAGGCGTATGGGGACAAGCAGGGGCCCCTGCATGGCATGCTCATCAACACCCCGTACGTCACCAAGGACCTGCTGCAGTCCAAGCGCTTCCAGGCCCAGTCTCTGGGGACCACCTATGTGTACGACTTCCCTGAGATGGTCAGGCAG GCTCTGAAGAAACTGTGGCACTCCTGCCAGGCGCAGGcccacctgcccccctgccccctgccctcagAGCTGCTCAGCTTCACTGAGCTGGTGCTGGACGCTCAGGGCCAGCTGGTGCAGATGAACCGCCTACCCGGGGGCAACGAG atcgGCATGGTAGCATGGAGGATGACCCTGCGGACTCCGGAGTACCCGTCCGGGCGCGAGGTGGTAGTCATTAGCAACGACATCACACACAAGATCGGCTCGTTCGGGCCCCAGGAAGACGCTCTGTTCCTGCAGGCCTCGGAGATGTCTCGTGCCAGTGCCATCCCACGCATCTACATCGCTGCCAACAGCGGCGCCCGCATCGGCCTGGCGGAGGAGATCAGACACATGTTCCATGTGGCCTGGCAGGACCCAGCTGACCCCTACAAG GGCTTCAAGTACCTGTACCTGACCCCCCAGGACTACAAGAAGGTGTCGGCCCTCAACTCTGTCCACTGTGAGCAtgtggaggatgaaggagagtcCAG GTACAAGATCACTGACATCATTGGCAAGGAGGAGGGGCTTGGGGTAGAGAACCTGAAGGGTTCTGGGATGATTGCAGGAGAATCCTCCCTGGCCTACGATGAGGTCATCACCATGAACCTG gTGACCTGCAGAGCCATAGGGATCGGGGCCTACCTGGTGCGGCTGGGCCAGAGGACCATTCAGGTGGACAACTCTCACATCATCCTCACTGGCGCCGGAGCGCTCAACAAG GTGCTGGGCAGGGAGGTGTACACCTCTAACaaccagctgggtggagtgcagATCATGCACAACAACGGTGTGACCCACAGCACGGTGTGCGACGACTTCGAGGGTGTGTTCACCCTCCTGCAGTGGCTCTCCTACATGCCCAAG TGTGCGTCCAGTCCGGTGCCCATCCTCAAGGCCAAGGACCCCATCGACCGGCTGGTTGAGTTCCTGCCGACCAAGGCTCCCTACGACCCCCGCTGGATGCTGGCTGGCCGCCCCAGCCAGA cTCCTAAGGGTTCCTGGCAGAGCGGCTTCTTTGACCACGGCTCTTTCATGGAGATCATGCAGCCCTGGGCTCAGAGTGTGGTGGTGGGCAGGGccag GCTGGGTGGCATACCCACGGGAGTGGTTGCCGTGGAAACCAGATCAGTGGAGCTGTCGATCCCGGCCGACCCGGCCAACCTGGACTCAGAGGCCAAG ATCATCCAGCAGGCGGGCCAGGTGTGGTTCCCAGACTCGGCCTTCAAGACTGCCCAGGCCATCAGGGACCTGAACCGAGAGGGGCTGCCGCTCATGGTGTTCGCCAACTGGAGGGGCTTCTCAGGGGGCATGAAAG acatgtATGACCAGGTGCTGAAATTCGGGGCCTACATTGTGGACGGTCTGAGGGAGTACCGGCAGCCGGTACTGGTGTACATCCCCCCCCAGGCTGAGCTCCGGGGGGGCTCCTGGGTGGTCATAGACCCCACCATCAACCCCCGGCACATGGAGATGTATGCTGACAAGGACAGCCG AGGTGGGGTTCTGGAGCCTGAAGGAACAGTGGAGATCAAGTTCAGGAAGAAGGATCTGGTAAAGACCATGAGGAGAGTGGATCCTGTCTACACAGGTCTGGCAGAGAAGCTGG gaaccCCAGAGCTGAGCCAAGCTGAGAGGAAGGAGCTCGAGTCGAAGCTGAAGGAGCGAGAGGAGTTCCTGCTCCCTATCTACCACCAGGTGGCGGTACAGTTCGCTGACCTCCACGACACGCCCGGCCGCATGCAGGAGAAGGGCGTGATCACT gacATCCTGGAGTGGAGGACGTCACGTCAGTTCTTCTACTGGCGGCTGCGGCGCCTCCTGCTGGAGGACACAGTGAAGAGGAAGATCCAGAAGGCCAACACAGAGCTGACCGACGGACAGATCCAGGCCATGCTGCGCCGCTGGTTCGTGGAGGCCGAGGGGGCCGTGAAG gcgtacCTGTGGGACAGTaatgaggaggtggtggagtggCTGGAGCGACAGCTCTGTGAGGACGAGGGCGCCAGGTCGGTGGTGGACGAGAACATCAAGTACATCCGGCGAGACCACATCCTCAAACACATACGCAG CCTGGTGCAAGCCAACCCAGAGGTCGCCATGGACTCCATCGTGCACATGACCCAGCACATCTCTCCCACACAGCGGGCCGAGGTGGTGCGCATCCTGTCCACTATGGACGCCCCGGCGTCCTCCTAG